In one window of Leishmania braziliensis MHOM/BR/75/M2904 complete genome, chromosome 8 DNA:
- a CDS encoding putative vesicle-associated membrane protein, with translation MPIKYSCVNDEMRLLAEHPAGEQSKLAETMQKVIATVPPKEYRHKTIEDKDGGVNYNYISNGEGCIVACVTTSDMRMRTVFAFLEAVEPLVRGNVGSQGSELRNGKKLLQQKMEFYNNPQNDKITALNDDINQVVDVMIDNMDKVLARGDRIDTLHEKSSTLADQAQQFQRRSTELKRNLCMKNLKLTLMIAGAVIVMLIIIVLIACKPNFSRCR, from the coding sequence ATGCCGATCAAGTACAGCTGCGTGAATGATGAGATGAGGCTTCTGGCCGAGCATCCGGCTGGCGAGCAGTCGAAGCTTGCCGAGACGATGCAGAAGGTCATCGCTACTGTCCCGCCCAAGGAGTACCGCCATAAGACGATCGAGGACAAGGATGGTGGCGTCAACTATAACTACATCAGCAACGGCGAGGGGTGCATCGTGGCATGCGTGACAACAAGTGACATGCGTATGCGTACCGTCTTCGCGTTCCTAGAAGCTGTCGAACCACTTGTTCGAGGGAATGTCGGTTCACAGGGATCTGAGTTACGCAATGGAAAGAAGCTACTACAGCAGAAGATGGAGTTCTACAACAACCCCCAGAACGATAAGATCACCGCGCTGAACGATGATATCAATCAGGTAGTGGATGTCATGATAGACAACATGGACAAGGTGCTAGCGCGTGGTGACCGTATCGACACGCTGCACGAAAAATCCTCAACTCTGGCGGATCAGGCGCAGCAATTCCAGCGGCGCTCGACGGAGCTAAAGCGGAACCTGTGCATGAAGAATCTGAAGCTCACCCTGATGATTGCCGGTGCCGTGATTGTAATGCTCATCATCATTGTTCTGATCGCTTGCAAGCCCAACTTTTCGCGCTGCCGTTAA